agaatcctcctgcaaagcagaagactcaagattgatccctgggtcagaaagatcccctagagaaggaaatggcaaattgctccagtattcttgcttgggaaatcccatgcatttccctgaggagactgacaggctacagtccatggggccgcaaagagtcggacatgacttagcaactcaacaacaacaaaacttccaAATAGATCTCAAATAAACAGATCTCAAACATGTTAAAAGCATGGGTTTAAATGAACctatattctatttatatatgtcaaatcattctttttaaatatttgttttcagcTTGCCCCTCTTGTATTCTCATGGAAGGAGCTGAGTATATCTAATATTAGGAGAACATCCAGAAGCCGTTGAGGAGGGGGATGGCTCTTCATATTCATGAAGCTTGCATACTGCTATTGGTCATCCCCGGATTGGTCACCTCTGCTGCCATCAGTCATGAAGACTATCCTGCTGATGAAGGTGACCAGACCTCCAGTAACGACAACCTGATTTTTGATGACTATCGAGGGAAGGGGTGTGTGGATGACAGTGGCTTTGTATACAAGTTGGGAGAAAGATTTTTCCCAGGGCATTCCAACTGCCCATGTGTCTGTGCTCTGGATGGACCTGTCTGTGACCAGCCAGAATGCCCTAAAATTCACCCAAAGTGTACTAAAGTGGAACACAATGGATGCTGTCCTGAGTGCAAAGAAGTCAAAAACTTTTGTGAATATCATGGGAAAAATTACAAGATCTTGGAGGAATTTAAGGTATGAGTTGCCCTCTATATTCATTGAACACTAACATTTTACACCATATACTTAGATCACAACATTAAAATTACAGTTGAAAAAGCACATTTTTAAGTTTCTCTTTGATTTACAAAAATGTGACTCCAGTTAGCCTAAGTACCACTATGGTGGTACAATAGGCAATTGGTTTGTCGACCAATATCTGTAGGGTTtcacaagaattttttttccttcagaagtaTTTGGAGCATGCTTACCATCTTTTATTTTTGCCCTTAAACATTTCATTGtgttattacaaaatatgttttctaatggaaacaattttgtttaaaaactatgtgtttattaatgtttaaattttgtgagttttgtgtgtgagtgtgtgtggcttATTAGCCTGTATTTGGAGCTATTTAATTGTAGTCTAGAATTATCTATTTAGTGTATGGAAATTCAAGTACTACAGAGACACACTTCTGAGCTGTGGTCTTTGTATTAAGAATATGCGTTGGACTTACTTGTTGTAGAACATGattcccattctgttctcttatctttagattttttttttggacatataAGATCCCAGAGAAAATTGAATTTTATCATAGACCCTTGtaaaatgtagtttttaaaaaaggctaaTTTTACAGGCTTCCAGCCTCAATGgtattttcagtctttcttttatGCTTGTGTCACGTTGTCAAGTAACGTGGACTTCATTTTTACCTCTTCTTTGAGCATCTTTTTTCTAATGACTGGTTTTAATTAGGGTTTCATACAAGCCAGATCTGAGCCCTTAAGGTATAAATTAATATATCAACATGCCCTCAAATGCAATGACAGTTTTGCCTTGTGATTTCTGTCATATTGGTGGCTTGAtataaagattttcattttacCTAACCAAGTTCTGTGACAACATGCTCAGAAATATGTAAGCAAAAGAAGTTATAGCTAGTTTTCCATGTGTTTATGTGTGAGAGAAGAATGTTCAGTTATTAGCATTGACCCAATTTCCTTCTTTACAAGAGTCAAATGGTAGAAGTCAATACATGGGAAAAGGTTTTAACAGATCATGATCAGAGTACTTCCTGTGTGTTGGCAATTCATTGCATTCAGTCTATTCTAAGTTGTGGGTTCAAACCAGATCTAATTTACCCAAGAAACCCAATAATTTGGACTAGTTTCTTTAGAACATGAGAGAAATTTCAGTGATAATTATCACATTCAACTTTCTTATATGTAAGTGTTATTCTAGACTTT
This window of the Capricornis sumatraensis isolate serow.1 chromosome 3, serow.2, whole genome shotgun sequence genome carries:
- the VWC2L gene encoding von Willebrand factor C domain-containing protein 2-like, encoding MALHIHEACILLLVIPGLVTSAAISHEDYPADEGDQTSSNDNLIFDDYRGKGCVDDSGFVYKLGERFFPGHSNCPCVCALDGPVCDQPECPKIHPKCTKVEHNGCCPECKEVKNFCEYHGKNYKILEEFKPSPCEWCRCEPSNEVHCVVADCAVPECVNPVYEPEQCCPVCKNGPNCFAGTTIIPAGIEVKVDECNICHCHNGDWWKPAQCSKRECQGKQTV